cccccgccccctcccccgccaaGGCCTCCTGGTGCCCCCCGCCTCCCCCGGGGCACAGACAGCGGGGGGGGACAGGGTGCGTCTCGGGGGCCTGGGGGGCGGACACCCCGCGTTCGTGTCTGTGTCCAGTGTGAGTCTCGTGGTGACGTGATGGACTGATCGGGGGGACACGGCCCCCCAGGCCTCCCCCCCAGGCACACCCTCCCCTCGATGTGACCCCGGACACAGAGCTGGCGCCCTGGCTGGACACGGGGGGGCAGGCGGAATTGCCCACCCCAAATGTGAGCCatactggggagaaagggggcacGCTGGGAGCCCCCATCCACAGCTCCTCCTCTTGGGACTCTCCTGGAGCACCGCCCGGGGGGGCCAGTTGCCTTTGGGCACCCCCCGGACACCGCAGACCTTTGCTGTGGAGGGGGGACCCCAagcgccccccccgcgcccccagtGCCACCGCCAGGCGGGAGGGACCCCTCAGCCTTTGCCAACCCTGCCGGGATGGGGGGGCTGCCCGGCCCCCCGCTGTGGGAACacggctgggggtgtccccggtgCCCCCAGCACCCGCCACTGCCCCCCCGAGTCCGGGGCCTTTGCCTTCCCTGGGcgagggggggacacacgggggtccCCTCCAGGGTGGGGGCGATGCTCCCGCTCCACCCAACTGTAAATAGTCCCCAATAAATCACAGTATTTCTCTGGGGCTGGGACGCCCCCTCCGCTGGCCGCCCCCagccgggccgggggggcccagcccctctgcccaggGGGAGCCCCGTTAGTTTTGTTTCTATTCTGCACCCCCGCCCCCCCGAAGTACCGAGTCTCCGACAGTAACTGGATGTGGGGGCAACTGGGAGCCAGAGCTGGTTGTACTgggagggggaggtggggggcacgcgggggacggggagggggggtccGACTGGATTGGAGCCACTGGGGGGGGGTAGTATTTAAGGGAGGGCGGGGGGCGAGAGCCCCGGCGGGGTGCTGGGGTTATTTAATCTCACACGTGTACCTGTGGGTGTATATACGATATATATATGTACCTATGTATGTGCTGGGCCTGGTCTGTGCCGCAGCGCCCGCGCCTCGTCCCGCCGGGgcactggggacagcggggacacggcgggggtgcagggcacagggagGAGTGGGAAGGATGCGGCACTGGGAGGGCCGGGCAGGGTTGGAGGgcgctggggggcactgggagggccgggcagggttggagggcactggggggcactgggagggccgGGCAGGGTTGGAGGgcgctggggggcactgggagggccgggcagggttggagggcactggggggcactgggagggccgggcagggttggagggcactggggggcactgggagggccgggcagggttggagggcactggggggcactgggagggccgggcagggttggagggcactggggggcactgggagggccgggcagggttggagggcactggggggcactgggagggccgggcagggttggagggcactggggggcactgggaggaccGGGCAGGGTtggagggcactgggggggcactgggagggccgGGCAGGGTTTGGCACAGTGGGAGGAGCGGGCAGATGGGGGCACCGGGAGGGCCCGTCCCCGCGGGCGCTGTCCGTTCAGCACCGCGGCCGCGCACCGGGACCGGCGGAGCCGAGCCCGGTTAAACCGAGCCCGGGTTCAACCGAGCCCGGGTTCAACCGAGCCTGGGCTGAGCCGGGTCTGGACCGGGCGGGGCGGCGCTGCTGATCCCGCCCCCCCGTCTCCCGGCCGCTTCCGGGTTCCTGTCCCCCCCCGCGgcccccggcccggcggggcggccccgctccgcccccccgctccgcccggctcccggcgctgccccgcgccccggcccccccggcgggACGCGCCCAGGATGCCCGAGGAGCGCGGGTGAGTGCGGGGGGACCAGGGCGGCTCCCCCGGGCGGCCCATCCGCCGGACAgcggccccggggccgccccgtCCCCCGGCCGAGCATCCCCGGTCCAGCCCCCAACCCCGGTCCAGCATCCCCGCTCCAGCATCCCCGCTCCAGCATCCCCGCTCCAGCCCGTGTCCGCTCCCGCGTTCCCGTCCCCTCCCGCCCCGGCActgcccctccccgcccccccacaCCGCACCGGCTCCccggggggagggaggggccggggggagcTGCGCTCAGATCTCCCCCCcggaccccacagcccccccggtGCTGCCGAGACCTCGGGATCCGCCCGCGAGCGATTCCCGGACACCGGGGGGCGTGGGGGATTTAACCCCTTCCCGGCTGCCCCGCAGTGTCCCCAGTACCCCCGGGGGGCTGCCCCCACGAGTGGGGACATctgtgctgtgtcctgctcccccAGGCCCTGCGCCCCCTCCAGGGCTGAGggcacggggacactggggacaccgcgATCACGGGGAGGGGCTGGGTTCCCTTCCCtgctcccccccactgccccagcgcagggtcccccacgactgtcccctctgtccccagctctgtcccacaATGTCGGTCTCCAAACTGCAGGACACAGATGAGGTTTTCGGTGAGTCCGCAGGGGCCCGTGGGGTGCGgggccacccatgggtgctgcccccGCACGTCCCCACCTGCCCTcagtgctctggggctgccagtggtgagggggggaccccagagctgggcctggggacaacatgTGCTTGGGGACACAGGAACGAGCATGGGCCATGCAGCCACCTGCAGAGGGATGGGGTGGCATGGGGACATGCATGGGACACAGGTACGGGGGCATGGGGCCAGGGACACACAtggggcagggggacagggcACACAGAGCAtgacatggacatggggacacggccgGGGAGACTCCACGGGCTGGGGACATGAGGGTGATCCTGGTCAGACCCCGCGGGTGACGGGGACACTGTCCTCGGGGCCAccctgctgctcctctccctgtGCTGGGCGCCTCTTTGAACACTtctctctgtcccctgtcccctgtcccgccCCACCGGGGTGTCCCGTCCATCCACGTCCCCAATGCTCCCCtctccctgtcccctctgccGTCCCCGCGGgatcccctgccctgtccccatgccctgctgtccctctgtccccatgccCTGCTGTCTCTCTGTCCCCGTGCcctgctgtccctctgtcccctctgtccattcaccctccctgcttttccctgtctgtccacccaccccCATCTCCTGTCCCTACCTGGCCACCTGTCTGTCTCCCTCCCTGGCATCTCCTTGTCTCTGCTTCTCCATTTGTCCATCCatctccttctccctgtccctccccatccgtctgtccctctgccccctctccttacctgtccatccatccatccatccatccatccccatcTTCCCTCCCTCGCTgtccctccatccgtccctcgtgcctccttgtccccacctcTCACTTGTCCATCTCTCCATCTGTCCCCTCATCCCCTCCACCCGCTcgccctgtccgtctgtccgtctgtctctctctctctgccccgGTCTCTCTTTCACCCCCAGATTTTACCGCTGTGGTTCCAGAGACGCCGCGCCTGGACAGCAGCCTGCAGAAGGCCCGGGCCCGGCTCCTGGCCAAGAGCCGCCGGCAACGGCCGTCGCGCTCCCGGCTGCGAGACAGCGCCAGCTCCACCGAGGGGGACGAGGGGCCCGAGGCCGCGGTGAGCGGCTTTGGGGCACCACGGCTGGGGTGGGAGAGGGGCCGGGGTCAGCCCAGGGCGCACGGGGCTCTGACACCCcccgccctgtgtccccagggagcagAGGGGGACAGTGGCTCCCCGGCCCCCTCGCCCTTCTCCCGCGGCGCCGAGTTCTCCTTCGaggcggggggggcgcggcgggcgctgggggacccccccggcccctcgcCCCCCCTCAGCCGCTACCGGCCCCTGACGGACGCCTGGTGCCATGAGGGGCTGGCGGGCCCCCCCTCGCCCAGGTCCTGCCCCAGCTCCGACAGCTCGCCCGGCTTCGCCCGGCCCCAGCGGCACAGCGAAGGTGAGACCCCCGACCCCGGCCCGCGGGGCCATGGCTGTGGGGCCGGGGTGACCCCCTCCCGGTCCCGCAGATGACAGCCGGGACACGAGCCCCCCCGAGCCCGCCAGCCCCACCGTGGGGCTGGACAAGAGAACGCGGAGGAAGTTCCTGGATTTGGGGTGAGACCTGGCGGGGGGAGCGGGATggggggatggacagacggacggggagggggggatggacagatggaggGATGCCAGGGAAGATGGAGGGAGAGATGGGAGATGCCGGGAGGGATGGAGAGGCAGTGGGATGCAGGGGTGGAGAGGCGGTGGGATGCAGGGGTGGAGAGGCGGTGGGATGCAGGGGTGGAGAGGCGGTGGGATGCAGGGGTGGAGAGGCGGTGGGATGCAGGGGTGGAGAGGCGGTGGGATGCAGGGGTGGAGAGGcggtgggatgcagggatggagaggCGGTGGGATGCAGGGGTGGAGAGGCGGTGGGATGCAGGGGTGGACGGGGATCCTCTGGAGGTGCTCAGGGGTCTCTGAGGGTGGCTGGAGGGGGGGCTGGAGCCGGGGGGGCCCGGccatcaggacccccagctcGTCCCCGCCCCGCCCCAGGGTGACCCTGCGCCGCGCGTCCTCCAGCAAGAGCCGGCGGGAGAAGAGCAGCAACCGCCTGTCCGTGGGCAGCAGGTGAGGAGCCCCGGgcagggggcctggggggggccTGGCCCTGAccccgctctgtccccagggaggtggcagAGGGTCCCAGCCGCCCCTCGGGGTCCCCGTTCCTGCCCTTCTCCTGGTTCTCGGATGGCGCGAGGGGCTCGGGCTCCCCCGGCTCCGCGTCCCCTGCCGGCTCCCCCCACCACGAGGGGCTCAGCCCCCGCAAATCCGCTTCCCAGGTCAGTGCTCAGGGGGCTATAGGGGAGGGTGGGGGAGCCCTATAGGTGCTCCTATGAGTCAGCTTTATGGCTTTGGGGGTGGGGTCAAAGCCCCACAGGGAGCCCCACAGGGAGGCAGAGCCCCCTGGCAGGGTGGCTATGGGGGCGCTGGGGGCGGGCCGGCGCTGCCCTGCTCCTGCGCTGCCCCAGGACTCCACGCTGAGCGAGGATTCGCCGCCGCCCAGCGCCAGCCCCCGcctgcccggcccccccggcaGCAGGTGCTCGTACCCCTACCACACGCTGTCCCAGTCCTCGGACGAGGTGAGTGCGGGGCTGGGGTCCCCGTGGGACCTGGGGGGGCCCCGCTGACCCCCGTCCCCGCGGCAGCTCCCGGAGGAGCCGCCCGGCGCGGCCGCGGGGTGGACGTGCCGGCAGGTGGGGCAGTggctggaggggctggggctggggcaccACGGCGAGCGGTTCTTGGCCCACGGCGTGGACGGGACGCGGCTGCTGCGCCTCGACGGGGCCAAGCTCAAGGTACGGGGCTGGGGGGCTCCTGCTGCCCGCAGGGGTCCCAGGTACCCCAATGGGCTCAGCTGTAGGGCAAGAGGTTCTAGGTACTCCAACTGGGTGCTCCTTGGGGCAGGGCTGGTGGGTTCTAGGTACCCCAATGGGGTGCTCCATAGGGCAAACATAGGTAGGTTCTAGGTACCTCAACAGGCTCATCGCAGGGCACCTAGAACCCCTTATCCTAACAGGCGGTTCCATGGGGCAGTGGGGGGTGCAGTTCCGGGTACCCGtcggggggtgacaggggtgcaGGTACCTCAGCGGGATGGTGCCGAGCATGGGTGGCACGGGGCTGGTGCGGGgccggtgcggggctggggccggtgcggggctggggtgcggtgcggggctggggcgCGGTGTGGGGCTGGGACGCGGTGCGGGGCTGGGACGcggtgcggggctggggccggtgcggggctggggccggtgcggggctggggtgcggtgcggggctggggccggtgcggggctgggatgcggtgcggggctggggccggTGCGGGGCTGGGGTGTGGTGCGGGGCTGGGATGCGGTGCGGGGCTGGGGTGTGGTGCGGGGCTGGGATGcggtgcggggctggggccggtgcggggctggggtgcggtgcagggctggggccggtgcggggctggggcgcggtgcggggctggggccggtgcggggctggggcacggtgcagggctggggccggtgcggggctggggcgcggtgcggggctggggccggTGCGGGGCTGGGGTGCGGTGCCCCCGCCGCGGTGACGCGGGGCCGCAGGCGCTGGGCGTGGGCAGCGCGCAGGACCGGGCGCTGCTGAAGCGGCGGCTGAAGGAGCTGAGCGCGGCGGCGCAGCGCGAGCGCAAGGCCCAGGAGAAGGCGGAGAAGCAGCGGGAGAAGCAGAAGAAGCGGGAGCAGGAGCAGCGGCGGAGCTGAGGGGGACGGGAccccgcgccccctccccgcccgcagcGCCCGGGACGCCCCGCGGGACCCGGTTCCGGCGCGGGACGCGGCGCCGCGGCCGAGGGACGGCGCTGCCAGGCTGGGACGGGCACGGAGCGGCACGCGCCCCCTCCAGCCGCCCCCTCCCctctgcaccccagcaccccacagGCACAGTCCAGGCCCCCACGGGCCCCTTTTCCGGATGCAAGTGGCACGTCGGACCCCCCACCCCTGTCCCGTCACCCCCACCCGAGGGGTCACCgtcaccccctccccagcacGGTGAGGCCCCGGCCGAGGACAGCGCATGGCCTGACCCCCAGACACACCCCCCACGCTGGGGTGTGGGGAGCAAacgctgcccccccagcccccagtgcAGTGACCCAGGAAATAAAAGGGTATCAAGGGCCAGTGCAAACCAGTGCGACCAGTGTGAGCCTggctgggaggggc
Above is a window of Patagioenas fasciata isolate bPatFas1 chromosome 22, bPatFas1.hap1, whole genome shotgun sequence DNA encoding:
- the SAMD14 gene encoding sterile alpha motif domain-containing protein 14 isoform X4; this translates as MSVSKLQDTDEVFETPRLDSSLQKARARLLAKSRRQRPSRSRLRDSASSTEGDEGPEAAGAEGDSGSPAPSPFSRGAEFSFEAGGARRALGDPPGPSPPLSRYRPLTDAWCHEGLAGPPSPRSCPSSDSSPGFARPQRHSEDDSRDTSPPEPASPTVGLDKRTRRKFLDLGVTLRRASSSKSRREKSSNRLSVGSREVAEGPSRPSGSPFLPFSWFSDGARGSGSPGSASPAGSPHHEGLSPRKSASQDSTLSEDSPPPSASPRLPGPPGSRCSYPYHTLSQSSDELPEEPPGAAAGWTCRQVGQWLEGLGLGHHGERFLAHGVDGTRLLRLDGAKLKALGVGSAQDRALLKRRLKELSAAAQRERKAQEKAEKQREKQKKREQEQRRS
- the SAMD14 gene encoding sterile alpha motif domain-containing protein 14 isoform X1 yields the protein MSVSKLQDTDEVFDFTAVVPETPRLDSSLQKARARLLAKSRRQRPSRSRLRDSASSTEGDEGPEAAGAEGDSGSPAPSPFSRGAEFSFEAGGARRALGDPPGPSPPLSRYRPLTDAWCHEGLAGPPSPRSCPSSDSSPGFARPQRHSEDDSRDTSPPEPASPTVGLDKRTRRKFLDLGVTLRRASSSKSRREKSSNRLSVGSREVAEGPSRPSGSPFLPFSWFSDGARGSGSPGSASPAGSPHHEGLSPRKSASQDSTLSEDSPPPSASPRLPGPPGSRCSYPYHTLSQSSDELPEEPPGAAAGWTCRQVGQWLEGLGLGHHGERFLAHGVDGTRLLRLDGAKLKVRGWGAPAARRGPRYPNGLSCRARGSRYSNWVLLGAGLVGSRYPNGVLHRANIGRF
- the SAMD14 gene encoding sterile alpha motif domain-containing protein 14 isoform X3, whose amino-acid sequence is MSVSKLQDTDEVFETPRLDSSLQKARARLLAKSRRQRPSRSRLRDSASSTEGDEGPEAAGAEGDSGSPAPSPFSRGAEFSFEAGGARRALGDPPGPSPPLSRYRPLTDAWCHEGLAGPPSPRSCPSSDSSPGFARPQRHSEDDSRDTSPPEPASPTVGLDKRTRRKFLDLGVTLRRASSSKSRREKSSNRLSVGSREVAEGPSRPSGSPFLPFSWFSDGARGSGSPGSASPAGSPHHEGLSPRKSASQDSTLSEDSPPPSASPRLPGPPGSRCSYPYHTLSQSSDELPEEPPGAAAGWTCRQVGQWLEGLGLGHHGERFLAHGVDGTRLLRLDGAKLKVRGWGAPAARRGPRYPNGLSCRARGSRYSNWVLLGAGLVGSRYPNGVLHRANIGRF
- the SAMD14 gene encoding sterile alpha motif domain-containing protein 14 isoform X2, producing the protein MSVSKLQDTDEVFDFTAVVPETPRLDSSLQKARARLLAKSRRQRPSRSRLRDSASSTEGDEGPEAAGAEGDSGSPAPSPFSRGAEFSFEAGGARRALGDPPGPSPPLSRYRPLTDAWCHEGLAGPPSPRSCPSSDSSPGFARPQRHSEDDSRDTSPPEPASPTVGLDKRTRRKFLDLGVTLRRASSSKSRREKSSNRLSVGSREVAEGPSRPSGSPFLPFSWFSDGARGSGSPGSASPAGSPHHEGLSPRKSASQDSTLSEDSPPPSASPRLPGPPGSRCSYPYHTLSQSSDELPEEPPGAAAGWTCRQVGQWLEGLGLGHHGERFLAHGVDGTRLLRLDGAKLKALGVGSAQDRALLKRRLKELSAAAQRERKAQEKAEKQREKQKKREQEQRRS